Genomic window (Gymnogyps californianus isolate 813 chromosome 2, ASM1813914v2, whole genome shotgun sequence):
AGAGAAATCCCAGAGCTAAAAGGATTAGAACATAGTTGTAAAATAAGCATGGCActgctttcttctcagaaaatgctgagtttaaaaacctgaattttttaCTCACTACAAAAATcgaagtatttctaaaaatgacaCTCCAGTCAATGCTGAAAATTCAGCTATTACACTGGGCCAGATTTATCATAAACCTCTATATCAGAGAGACTTTTTCTGTAGCCTATGCAAGAAAAGTGCAGTGCAGGAGATATTGCCAAGCATTATCAGACTGTGGGATGCTGATGtcaaaatatttggaagtgGAACTAAGCTTATTGTTTCAAGTAAGtacaaaatgtaaaacttaACTACTTCCGAAATGCTTTTCAATACAGTTAGATGCTGGCTGTGTGAAGTGCTCTGCTATTTTAGCTCCCACTAGTTTTAACTCTACTGAATGCTTTGCAGGATTTTCCTCTTAAACGGCATTTCTATATGCAGAACACAACGtcattgttttgtatttatgtgTGAAATGGGGGAAACACAACAGCTACTGCAGCACGGATGTATAACTAACcccattattattttcttcttaaagatgAATTTAAATATGGCACAGATAGCATTTGGAGAACTGAAAgatgtttttgtctttaaatatgCATATTCAACCTTTGTGATATTTCTAAttcattctgaaagaaaagtgtcAAACCTTTGGATTACGTTTTCCTTTAGAACTATGTCTGACTATACGAAATGAAAGGAGTTATCTGAGATATGCCCAGAACTGTCTGAAGATATGCATAGTTGAAAGGCTACTCTCTCTTCCTAGCTTTTGCAGAAACCGCTTATTATCAGTTATTACTATTGTTAAGAAAGAATGCCaaactcaaaatgttttgacatatttatcaaaattattttgcttcaaGTAAGCTTCAGGTGCTTTGATACTTGCCTGTGATTCAGCTCAGCCAAGCACCTGAGATGAAAACAGTTTGCCTAATTTTGACCATCTGAAAATGGTGTATCTGGTTAGTGGGAGGTTCGATTCCAATCCATGCAGGGTTTTGCTTCACGTTACTGACAACAAAAATATTGGTCGGGGGTCTTGTGCTGCTCAGATCTCAGCATAATGTTCACCAATTCTAGGTCTGATTTTATGGGGGTGTATAAGGAGCAAATTACTTGGCCAATATCTGATCAAATAGATCCTCTGCTGGTGCTGCCTCTCtccagaaagcagagatggAGCCAAGGTGCTCAATCTGCACCGTCCACCTAAACTTTCAGATGACTAAAATTAGTTGAGATGAATCCTGTCCATTTAACAACATACATGCACCCAAAaacttccacattttttttttttctggtttagtttAGGCgactcctccttttttacttttctagGGTCTAAAAATTGATTATACAgcaaatctgattttctttaaagaattcTGTTTACCCATATAAAGATAACAGAACTGCACTGTTACTGCAAAGACTTTATTCACTGTGAGGAGTTATTACAACAAGCTGTTTGGCTCCGGTACAAAACTCATTGTGTCAGGTAAGTTATGTGCTATTTTCCATACAATAAGCGATAGGAGCTTGGGGTGGTCATATAGATGAGTGTTATAGTGTCCCAGAGGGCACTCAGCCCACTTAGAGCCTCAGTCAGCACCATCCTTGCACAAGATTCCCTTCCCAGCTTGTCATTCCTACAGCGAGCCTTGTTTGTATTTGTAATGCAGTGGTTTAGGatcacaaacatttctgaaaaggagCTGTTTTGAGCCACTTTCGATCATACTTCTCCTTGGAAATGTGGTAGAAAATCGCCTGTAGTAGTTTCCGGAGCCCTCAttctttcctccagctttacCGAAGGAATAAGCAGGGAATCAAGCAGCTGTGAATTAagcttgaaaaaagaaaacctcttcCCAATACACATACAAAGAGCAATATGCAATGGCCATTgccaaaatccttttttaattgGGCTAGTAAAAGTGAAATAACTtgtctgtaattatttttgtcatgtaCACAGCACTTTGGCAGTAGAAATAAATTAGTACCTCCAAATGCTCTCTTATTGCTTAATACCATGCATGTGAAGAAGTGAtccatttttttgcctttcctacagaaacatttattttaatggaaagtgGAGGACAAAAATCTTCTTCCCATTAAATGCGCTTTAAACGCCATAATCCTGGAGTAAACAACTACACAAACACAAGGCAGAGGAACTATTGCTACCAAATGTTTTAAGCCTGGTTAAATACATAAACTTACATTAGCATATCAAGCAAAGgttgtttttaatgatttctgtcAGAAAGACTAAGTAAATCATAACTATAATTCAATAGAAATATCCGTGTCAGGACAATCATGTTGTTTTTAGTGAAAATCCTTACCTTGCTAACCAGGCTTTTAGTAActaccatttaaaataaattattttcaagcaTCACTCTAATTCTGTAGGATTTTGTCTTTATGGGATCAAGGCTTCTGACTGATTAATAGAGTAAAAGGGCTGTAGTTACCTCACGCTTAAGATCAGGCATTTCATCACAGCTTGTCTTTTCAGAGACATCAGCTCACTAATTTACTCctaatggaaagaaatggagaaaaccaGGACTTAGGATAAGTGACCTTAATTCAGTTGTATCATCAGGGTTTGAGCCTGAGCAGAATCTTTTCCCAGATCTATACTGAAAGAGTAAAATACATAAAGAGCCAAACTCCCATCAACTTGTAATGAacttgattttgttgttgttggtcTCTTTTAATTAGTTCTGACCAAAAGAAAGTTGCTCAAGACTTACAATAATGCAGGTAACAGAAGGGCTGGGATTTGAGAGACTGGTTTGGCATTTGCATTTGGTGGAATAGATGAGTTTTTAGAAGCTTACGGCAGAACGGGAATATTAATCCAACATAAACTGGCAATACAGGATTCTTCTGTAAGTATCTTTCCAGGGAATTTAGGCACTCACAAGGTTGCAATAGGGAAGCCAAGACTGAACCGAAGACTGAACCAGCCTCTCCAAAtccagtttttttccttcagcacagaagcagagcagcttgCTCAGCCAGCGTGGGGCTGGTTTCTCTCTGCCATCTCTTCTgctacagctgcagctgggtCTTACTGGCAACTCACAAGCATATTGCTAACTTATTTTGAAGTGATAAAAAAACAATCATCTGCTAACATTTctaggaaataatttcataacAGAAATTATGGCAGcaatatttgatttctttaaatgttatcTCCTAAACATTACTGAAGTATCTACCTTGTTTTGATCAAATGCATTGAAGTTCAGAGTTCAAAAAGctacaattattttttgtaattatatattataaaatacacattgcCTAAAGATAGATTAtacttaaatttatttatacattacCTGAAGTTGGATTAAACTGACTTTCTGcccttttaaatcaaaatggtGAAGTATGCATTAGTTTGCATATATGCATGTGCATGTATGCATTAGTTTGaattaattagtatttttttttaacagggaaAAACATGAAGCCCTGAATCAAAACCCAGTAGACTTGAAAGTCCAAACAAGTGTTAGGGCAGAAGGATGGAAGTGTAAGACATAAATGAGGGAAGATGTGGCCACTCAAAAGAAATCTGCAGAGTGAAAGCCTCTTACCATGAGTAATATTAATAGGAACATTTGCTAATGGCTTTACAATATTAAGGATTTCATGTGCATGAAGATGAATTCAGTATCCAGTTCTTTTAAGGCAATGTTCACAAACAGGTTTTGGTGTGAACATTCCCCTGTTCATAACAGTCTCTGTTATCCTAAAGCCATGGCCCAAAAAGATCAGCTTGAATTGGTGATAGCATGCAGCTCTAGGTTCTTGTTGTAGGATATATATTCATACACAGAtgtacatgcacatatatataaatgcattATTTCCCATGTTGTCAAGGTGATAACCTTTACTGTTCCTCACATTTTCCATAGAAACCTCAGGGGATGCTGAAGGAGTCTCAGTCTAGAAAATTACAAATCTCAGGTGCACAGGATCTGCTTAAATATTTCCGTGATTTTTAATGCCCACTGTTAAATTAGGGCTCCATCCTCCATTTTGTCAGTATTCCAAAGCATTAGTTTTTGTGTACAAGTaagcttatttatttaaacctGAAGGACTAACATAAGTGAAATCTGTTGTATGAGCAAACACAGGTTCATCCATACACCATTTTATAAGGGAAGTTTTAATTATAGAAATCAGAGTGTCAAAAGAAACAGGTGCATTTCTAATTAGAAAATGAGGCTAGGCTGGGACACAAAGtgaggttttaaaaacattgagaCTAGATAGGTTTTTGCAAAGCACCTGTAAACAGTGAGTATTACAAAGTCTTCGGAACTGGCACAAAGCTTATTGTTTCTGGTAAGTTTTTTAGTATCTAAGAAAATATGCCTTATACCTATAATCCAAAATCTAGATGAGAGAGAATGTgatatgctattttaaaattataatacagattaaaatacagatttaaggTATAATACAGAAAAGTGATGTGGACTTTGCAGTAGCAGAATTCATTTCTTTAGCACCGAAATGCTTGTATAAGAGAGGTCAGGGTGAAATATAGGACTTCACATAAACCATAAACTGCTGAAATACAACTTCTTTTGGATACTTAGGGCTACATCAGGTCATTCCCTTGTGCAAAGCTTActgcccagagcagcagggTCAGGGTAATCCAGAAACGCGGCTGTAGATTGCCCCTTGGCCTCAGAGCAGGGGGAACAGAGGTGCTATACAGGAAAACATTGTGAGTGCCGACAGATGCCCTAAACCATGGCTGAAGCTCTGCATATCTCTGTTTGATCAAGGGGAAGGTCTTTCCCCATGGATTTGTCCTAACAAAGCTGATTTATTCCAGCCAAGAGGAACTGAGCTCTCTTGGATGCACCGCAGCACCGGATAGCTGCAAGCAGACAATAAATAAtcagaagattaaaatattGGGGGGAAATCCTGGACCTTTGGAAATGTTGCCATTGGTTTCAGTGTCAGCAGGATTTCATGTGAGGTACAGATGTTTTTTCCAAGGGAGAAGCCAGAAGGCCCTGGGGAAGGATATGCGCGGGAATGATGGAAGTTGATGCTTCTCTACAGCATACACAGATGCATgtgtgatgttttcttttggtacTGACTACCTGCAATAGTACTGCGTAGGCAAGTACAGCAGGATTTGAGGGTGAACAGTCCTGATCCCGCACCCATTTAAGCGGATTACAGCAACCTCAACATGCAGAGGGTTAGGCCACAAATGGGTAAATGCCCCTCCACTAGGCTTGAGAGGAATCGTGGCTGTTCAGGACTGCCTTTCATTAATTCAGTTAAACAGTGGTCTAGCATGCACGTATTTTTAAAGCGTGTGGTCAAAACCACTCAccatcctggaaaaaaattaatttttctagaaaaaaaatctagacgAAATATGGTAGCTCAATCAATGCCCCAGACACCaacagttttggtttgttttgatatatttttttttaagcaagggATGGCAAAGATTAGcttgaaactgaatttaaagTATATATCACTAAAGGCTTTTTGGGAATAGCAGCATTAGCTGAGATTGGATTCAAATTTTCTACATTCATGTAGCCAAATGAGTAGACTTTTATTGTTCATATGATGGTTGTTAAATCTGGTCCTTGTCCGGCCAAAACGTCCCAAGCAGTTTCTGTAAGGGAATGTACCAGTGTGGGTTCAAAAAGATTTGGCACTGGCACAAAACTCATCTTCTCCAGTAAGTGTTTTCAAAGActtattttcttaagttttgTAATGGGAAAGCTTTGGAGTGAAGGTTGACAGCTCTTTAAGGTATCATCTGGGGAGGCTCACAGTAGGTCAGGACTATACTATGTTATTATCAACGATAATACCTGAAGTTGCTGGCAAGCAGGACAAGAATGCTACTTAGGAGCTGAGTGTGCTGAGTGCTCTCAGCTCCTACTGGCTTGGAGGGGAACTAGGAGCTTTAAGTATCAGACAAAATTACTCCATTTTGTGGAATCATCCaagtaatgagaattaaaatttcagcttAAGAACACATTGACCTTATTTATAAGTCTTATTTATCGATACTTATAAAGAAACTGTAGAGGAGTTTCATTAAGAAAACTTTTGACAGTTAATctataaaaacatacatttttaatccaaatttGTTAATAGCTCATTGATTACAAGCCTAACTCCAGAATTTTATTTGCACTATTTTTTGCAGGCTCACTGCATTAttacaagagagaaaagaaagattttagcTCAAGAAATATCTGCACATgcttatatattattttaaaaagacctatgtacctttaaaaatctgccttagaaaactgtttaacaaagtaaacagcaaaatttttgaaagtttaactaaaacaaaaaagacagtgGAGTTGAAGTTCATgactttaaaattcttcagaaagGATCAGATCATTTGCCTGGAAAAGCCAGTGTAAACTGTCTTGTTGACTTCAACGACTTTACAGATCAGCCTGAAAATACATCAAAATCTACAGCCAATTCTATAAGTTTTCGTCCTCTTTTCCATAAGCATACCTACAGTTTatggagatatatatatattttttttccacacacaaacatatatatacatgtatatatgcaaAACTTAATTTGTTCAGTTCTCCACTGTCATCCATTTACCTATGTGTGTACATGAGACTCTCCCATGCATGCACACAGTTGCAGTTACTCAAGCAATATATTTCCTCAGTATTGTGATGTGATTTAGGTATTTCATTTAAGCTAAGCACCTAGGGTCTTTTTATGGTAAATGGAAAGACATTGGCAATTCCAGAGGTGGAAATTATTCCATCTTAATAGAAGTCTCTAAAATGGGCAGGATGAACTAGTAGCTGGAagcatctctctctgcctctctaTTTAGATTTGATAATCCAAGAGAATAACATTAAACTAGACAACTAAAGTTTAGCCTACTGAAATTAGTCAGGGCAACTTACTaagctttgaaaaatctaaAAGAAACATCCAAAATAGTAATGAGGCTTTGCAGAATGCAATGTCACTGGGATAAGATCTACAATCTTCAacaatatttcagtttcttaatgtttctcaaaaataatttttcaaacattttagtAGGTTTCTAAAGTTTTAAACAACCAgacttaaatttatttttctaataaaatattcaagaaatCTTCTGTGAGATACTTTTTAATCTAGTCTAGAAGTAGACTATTAAATTTGCCTTCCTCTGTCTTCCTCTAGTCTTCCTCTATCAGATGTGCTGCTTGACAAGAAGCATGAACGAAGCAGTCTAGATGTTAGTGTTCACTAAATAATTTAGGACTTAAATAATGTTTCTCTATGCACATGGCACAGTATCAAAGCTTAGATCAAACATTTTCTGGACTCTGGAAGACTCTATATTGTCTAAACAAAAATGAGTTTAGAATATTTGAATTGAGTCTTGTCTTCTGATTTTGTGCTTGGTTTTCTGTACCATAGTCATAAAAGCCTCTATTCATTTTAGTTCtctataaaataatacattttaaaataaggttaAAAGTCATATTTTCTATTCCTAATTATTCTAAATAGTATTGTAACTGTTTTTGACAGAGAATCAAAACTTGCCATTTGAGTCCAttgaaataatatataatataaagtGTGTTTGAATGCCAGGTTCATCCAGCTTGccaaaaacttatttttacttCAAGGATGGAAACAGCTGTAATTCATCCATCCTATTACCTAAAATTCTTTTCATACATAAGACATTTCCATTCCCATCCGAAGTATTTCATAACAAATTAGAGAGCTAAAACATTTGTTAATAAGACATTTACGTTGTTGCTCTtcagaatttgtattttgtggCTGCGTATTTATTTGCTGTACACTATTGATCTTCCAACtctattttgttaatttttttcctccaataaCCAATCCAGACAAAGGAAATTCTGCACCGGCAAACTCTGAAATCctgcagaagaaacatgaaaatcagATAACATATGTTTGCCTTATTGAGAAATTCTACCCGGAAGTTATTCGGGTGACATGGACTGATGAAGAAAGTAAGGAGGTAACAGACAACGTAGTAAAAGGAGACACCTGGAAGCCCACAAAAGAGGATGAATACTCAATTGGCAGCTGGTTAACTGTACCAGTGGAgaacaaagacaagaaatattACTGCAAATACGAGCATGAAAGCCAACTGGATTCACTGTCGACACAAGGTATATACTACatattaaaaatctcattttgtgtATTATTACAGACatcactttttctttgcaataaaattaTAGAAATAATGCTTTCTATTACTGTTCCTGAAAGCATCTGTGCTCCTTGGCACAACAATAGCTAAAATACACATCCAGAGAAACTACCAAAGTTTTCCCAGGAAAAGCAACCCAGCCTGTGCTATGCTCCCCAAGTGAATGTCCCTCTGTAATAGGAAAAGAGCAGTTCTTGAATCTCATCAGGTGCAAACTAGCATAGCTCCAAAAGGTCTGCGCTGAGCCATGTCAGTTACTTTCCAGTCTAcagaagtttctgaaaacagtattACCTCTCTGTTACTCATGGCTTACAGGTGTAGGTCCCTCTGACACCCCCTGACATTAGTCACAGCTATAAAAAACTAAGGACTTAAAAATGAGGTTGCTGGGGATGTAGAGCaaagtttaaatatattatttactCATAGTCCAGCAACAGTGAGGTAATAACCATGTATGAAAATAAGATATCACATTTAATTGTGGAAAGATTGATTATGCAAAGCAAAATCTGAAAGACaatgcaattttaaagaaaaaaagtaaccTATAATCAATGCAAATTGCTTAAATCATGGTAATATCTTTAAGAAAAGCTGCCTATACTGGTTTAGATTAATCTTTTCTCAGTACCTACCGCTGTTCAACCTATTATAAATTAATGTAACTCCAATGATTGAGAGCATGGCCATAAATAAACATTACATTTTGACcttcaaaatatattctgaCAAAAGTATGCTTTAAGTTTATTTAGATGGAGAATGTATTTAGAGATGCAATACGGATGTCTTTAAGCCCGTGTATCAACGCATACAAACACCATAACCGAGAACAAAcacaaattttctgtttcaagcacaaaaagggtttattttagaaaacaaccaccaccaaaatAGCAAATTCCCAATAGGGGAACCTTAGATCACACTCTCCTCAAGATTATTCTTTAGTGTTGAGCAACCGTTAAGTAATAGACTAAGTGAGGTCCCTTCCGATGTaagttattttgcatttctaataaCAGTAGTTTGTGAAGGCAAACAGACTCCAGCTACTTCAATGACAAGATCAGATGGTCAAATTGACTgcagttcaaaataaaagagaCTCTGCCAAGGAACAGCCTAATGGACACATTCCTGAAAGGGCAAAGGCAAACCTCCCACTTACGGCAACAAATACCCAGACACTTCTCTACGAGCATTTCCCCCCTTCAAATGCTCTCTGCAAAGGAATCCTACTTGTGAACATCTGCTCTGCAGACAGAtcttaaacatcttttttttgttgtttaatacTAACTTCCCATTTCACTGTTACTGtactgcctctttttttcccctatttctCAATTCATGtttgttaaaattaaagaaaagcctAATTGGGGCATTTAAACTCTCTTTCCACTAGATTCTACAAAGATGGCTCCTCAGGAAGAGGACTGCAGCACATATCCCAGAAACAGCACAGTTTTTAATAGaggtaattaaaatatattaaaatgtggGAAAGCAGTGCATGTCATGCAAGAGTTAGATATTGCTATATATGCTCAGAACATCATGAAAATGATCTTTCTAAATAGCATACAGGAAATCTTTTAAGTCTGGGGTCTGTAACTTAAAAACGCTTCGGTGCTACTCTGAATTAACTTCTGTTGTGGATTATAAGAAGGGGCTCTCCTACCTTTATTAGATAGCTTTATTAGGAGCTTTCTTAGGATGCTATAGATGCTGTTCGGGCTACTAGATTATTAGCCTGCATTAAGTGCCActtttttaaatacctgaagtAGTTAAATGCTCAATGCTTCAGCTGATGCTCCATCAGCCTAGCAATTGCCCAGCACTTcggacaaaaaaaaaaatttttttttagcttgaacTGGGATTTAGGAAGAATAGTGAGCATTTATGTTCAAAAAATCCAACACAAAAGGATTCAAGCAAACACGGTGCTACCAGTAATCAGTGCTGGAAGCACTAGAATTGTGTTCTTGCCTTTGCAGGGAATAATAACCCAGTGGCACTGAGAGGCAGTCTAGTGCTAAGAAACCCGCTTGGTCTAGAATTTATTAGCAGTGCAAACCCACTCAAAGGACAGTCAGACATTGTATGTGTTTATACACTGTCCACCGGAATCAATGTAATTGCAGCAGTAAACAGATTACACATTCCCAGTTCTACCCATCTTTTAGGAGGTTGTACAATATTGACATTAAACGAGACTTTCTGTCTTATGTTTGTTACAGATCACTTAATGCACAGGACAGCATACTTGGTGTACCTCGTCCTTCTTCTGAAGAGCTCCATGTACTATCTCATCGTACTCTTCTTCATCTACAGAATGTGGGTTCCAACCAAGCaccaaggaaagaaagcataaaTGCTGGTTTAGGAAAGGCTTACAAAATCATCTTCAATTTGCTTTGCTATATACTTATCCATATAAACTCCCCTGCTCTCAGTGTTAAatgtaacaacaacaaaaaatcccaaaataattttctggcaTTAGTGCCTAgagcttgttttgctttactgctAGTGTTTTTATATCAGTCTggttttcctaatttttctgaGTATTGAACTGAGGTGGGCAATAGGAGTAAGGTTACTTACCTTGGATTTTAATCCGAAGTCCATATTGCAAAATGAGGAAGGTACTCACATTAAAAGTAGTTATGCATGCCGAAGTTTAGAGGAGTAACAGGGCTTTTGACATATAACACACAGATGTGTTTTGTCATTGCGCTTAAGGCCTAATTAGGAGCATTCCTGTGCTGTAAATTCACAgatatttgttaatttttactttcaatGATTTATTGCAA
Coding sequences:
- the LOC127029968 gene encoding immunoglobulin kappa light chain-like gives rise to the protein MLLLAALVATAAWSYGFAQEIPVQSPISITRFQKTVRMTCEIKTLGANFDSTIIHWYQQKEGKAPERLLYFSGGKASVESGFKGDRYMVEKVSGQTRCVLTIKGVIPDDAATYYCAYWDEYYKVFGTGTKLIVSDKGNSAPANSEILQKKHENQITYVCLIEKFYPEVIRVTWTDEESKEVTDNVVKGDTWKPTKEDEYSIGSWLTVPVENKDKKYYCKYEHESQLDSLSTQDSTKMAPQEEDCSTYPRNSTVFNRDHLMHRTAYLVYLVLLLKSSMYYLIVLFFIYRMWVPTKHQGKKA